The Sporosarcina sp. FSL W7-1349 genome contains the following window.
GTCTTGCGGGCTGATAGCGATATTGGCTACTTTCGTTTCGATTTTGATCGATTTCGATGTATAGCTCGGGACGATATGCGTCGCTTTCAACTCATATGATTTGTCTTCGACCACTTTCTGAAAGGCCCTTTCCACTTTTTCCGTACTTACATCTTTCACACCGCTCGCCTTCAGCACACGTTCCACTTCTTTCGTGTCCAACGTGGGGAGACTCTCATCTTCTTTTTCATTCTCCTCTTCCACAACCAACAAACTGTTGATTTCGTCGTAGACGTTGGCGAGGGTTCGTGTTTTCACTTCTTCCCCGACCACTTCCTTGACGATCTCCTCAAAGACAGCTTTATCATCTTCGGCTGTCATGATTTCCTCACCATTAAGGACATTTTCGATAAGATGGAAATCCGGCTTATTCGCTTTGCCAGCTGCATACAGGAGGTGATTGACATCCGCAGCGTTATTCGTAAAGCAAGGGAATAAAAAACCGCCAATCGGAGAAGTGAGATTGATGATGGGATCGCTCATAAAACTCGACTTAAACTCCCGTTCGGTAAAATCGAACACGAGGGACCGCTTCGGCTGTTCGGTCTGATTCATGCTGCAGAGGATAAAGGGGGTGGAATAGACCTCATCTCGTTCCGCAACCTCATATTCTTCCGAATGCCGTTTCGTCGGCTTGAAATAGGTGCCGCGAATGAAAGTGACGACTAAATCCTTTTCATATTGGACGTCCTGCACCATCTTCAGGGCAAGGCGTTGCATATCCGCCTTCCAATCTACGACGTCCTCAGCATGAAGCCCCGCATACAAAAGCTGTTGCGCATGATCCGTCTGCTCCTCCGCTGGACGCTGGAACTTCACCTCAAACAGCTTCATATCCAATTTCCCGCCTAACACTTTCTTGAAATTGGCGAGAAACAGTTCCTGCTGCTCCCGATCCAACAGGGAAAACGGCTGGCCCTTCTCATGATAGATTTCACTGCTTTCCTGTCTGATGTATACGTTGTAAATATCATTGATTTTCAGTAAATCGGTATCCAACTTGAAATGTTTGCGAATATCCGCGATATCCTTCTTGTTCATCTATGTTCCCACTCCCCGGTTAGTAAGATTCAAAAAAAGAGCATCCAAAGCTAACCGTTCAGCTTGTGACGCTCATTTATTATAACAGGGTTCCGACATAGGCAGGAATGAATCGACGTTACGTGGAGTTAGCAGATTAATTCCTATCGTGTAAGTTTTAACCTACAATGATAGGAAAGGGCTGAGGAAATTAGGGATTTCGATGATGTGCGGATCAAAATGCTTCCTAGTGGACATGGAAGTGAAAGGGACGAGGGAAATCAAGCAAGTCACTGCAAGAAACTCCATCGGCGCGAGAAAAGTCGTCAGAGGGGAATTGGGAGCTGAAGTAAAAATTTTATCCGTTAAAGAAGAAAAGCGAAACCGTTGAACTGCCTAAGCAAAAAGCTAACTACCCATCAGGAATGGATAATTAGCTTTTCATTAACAATTAGAATGGATTTGTTGCGATGAAGCTTGCTGTTTTCGTGTAAATACGTGGATTCAGCTTTAATTGGTTGACGATAACTTCGGCAATATCTTCAGCTTGGATTAGTTTAGCATCGTCATTTTCTTTAATTAAACTTAAATCCAATGCCAAATCCGTGGCAACCGTACTAGGGGTCAATGCAGAAACCCGAATATTATTTCGGCGAACTTCCTGCGCCAATGATTCGGTGAACCCGATCACGCCAAACTTGGATGCACTATATGCACTGGATGTCGCTGCCCCATTTAAACCATTCGTCGAGGAGATCGTAATGATGTCTCCCCCATTTTTTTCGATTAACTGAGGCAAAA
Protein-coding sequences here:
- a CDS encoding DUF4317 domain-containing protein, whose product is MNKKDIADIRKHFKLDTDLLKINDIYNVYIRQESSEIYHEKGQPFSLLDREQQELFLANFKKVLGGKLDMKLFEVKFQRPAEEQTDHAQQLLYAGLHAEDVVDWKADMQRLALKMVQDVQYEKDLVVTFIRGTYFKPTKRHSEEYEVAERDEVYSTPFILCSMNQTEQPKRSLVFDFTEREFKSSFMSDPIINLTSPIGGFLFPCFTNNAADVNHLLYAAGKANKPDFHLIENVLNGEEIMTAEDDKAVFEEIVKEVVGEEVKTRTLANVYDEINSLLVVEEENEKEDESLPTLDTKEVERVLKASGVKDVSTEKVERAFQKVVEDKSYELKATHIVPSYTSKSIKIETKVANIAISPQDLRFVRQVTVDGKRCLLIEVEEDAVIEGFTLLSEELLEK